In Spinacia oleracea cultivar Varoflay chromosome 5, BTI_SOV_V1, whole genome shotgun sequence, a single window of DNA contains:
- the LOC110787272 gene encoding CBS domain-containing protein CBSCBSPB1 yields MSNLGRRSMSSSHAKNKTVENGGPSDPVRKPLPSPRSMGLTGERTVKRLRLSRALTIPESTSVYDACRRMAARRVDALLLTDSNALLCGILTDKDIATRVIARELNLEDTPVSKVMTKNPVFVLSDTLAVEALQKMVQGKFRHLPVVDNGEVVALLDIAKCLYDAIARMERAAEKGKAIVAAVEGVEKNWGSSASGPNTFIDALRERIFRPSLSTILSEHSKLLTVSPTDTVLEAAKKMLECRLSCAIVTIENKPKGILTSKDILMRVIAQNLPPDTTLVEKIMTPNPECATVDTPIVDALHTMHDGKFLHLPVVDRDGLVVAVVDVIHITHAAVATVGNTGGINTEATTNMMQKFWDSAMQLGPADDDEDSRSEGSLKLASESGDTTKSFLTSSVQPNSFAFKIEDKRGRMHRFICDTRNLRDLITCILQRVGDDIDRNQLPHILYEDEDGDKVVLATDSDLAAAVDHARLSGWKGLRLHLDYSAVRRRGRGSGSTSLDYAQTDAWAAAYSSVAAGAALVAGLGVLAYLKRNG; encoded by the exons ATGTCGAATCTAGGGAGGAGAAGTATGTCATCATCGCATGCCAAGAACAAAACAGTAGAAAATGGAGGTCCTTCGGACCCTGTTCGAAAGCCTCTCCCTTCTCCACGCTCAAT GGGATTAACTGGAGAACGAACAGTGAAGCGTTTGCGACTGTCAAGGGCTCTTACGATTCCTGAAAGTACAAGTGTTTATGATGCTTGTCGCAGGATGGCTGCTCGCAGAGTAGATGCCTTATTGTTGACTGATTCAAATGCTTTACTCTGTGGGATTCTTACGGACAAG GATATTGCTACGAGAGTAATAGCTCGAGAACTAAATCTTGAAGATACGCCAGTTTCAAAGGTGATGACAAAAAATCCTGTTTTTGTTCTATCTGACACTCTTGCTGTGGAAGCCTTGCAAAAAATGGTTCAAG GGAAATTCAGACATTTACCAGTTGTGGATAACGGAGAGGTTGTAGCTTTACTTGACATAGCAAAGTGCTTATATGATGCCATTGCTCGTATGGAGAGGGCAGCTGAGAAAGGGAAGGCCATTGTTGCAGCTGTTGAAGGTGTTGAGAAAAACTGGGGTTCATCAGCTTCTG GCCCTAATACATTCATCGACGCACTGAGGGAACGTATATTTAGGCCTTCATTGTCTACAATTCTCTCTGAGCATTCAAA GCTCTTAACTGTATCACCCACTGACACAGTCTTGGAAGCAGCAAAGAAGATGCTTGAATGTCGTTTAAGCTGTGCTATTGTAACTATAGAAAATAAACCAAAGGGCATCTTAAC GTCCAAGGACATATTAATGCGGGTAATTGCACAAAATCTTCCTCCAGACACAACACTTGTGGAAAAG ATCATGACACCTAATCCAGAATGTGCAACTGTTGATACACCTATAGTTGATGCTTTGCACACAATGCATGACGGGAAATTCTTGCATTTGCCAGTTGTGGATAGAG ATGGACTTGTCGTTGCTGTTGTTGATGTGATTCATATCACCCATGCTGCAGTTGCCACT GTTGGTAATACTGGTGGAATAAATACCGAGGCCACTACCAATATGATGCAAAAATTTTGGGACTCTGCAATGCAATTGGGGCCTGCAGATGATGATGAGGATTCTAGGAG TGAGGGATCCCTTAAACTGGCATCTGAAAGTGGCGATACAACAAAATCTTTTCTCACTTCATCAGTTCAACCAAATAGCTTTGCCTTCAAAATCGAAGACAAGAGAGGCAGGATGCACCGGTTTATTTGTG ATACACGAAATTTGAGGGATCTCATTACTTGTATACTTCAGAGAGTGGGTGATGATATTGACCGCAACCAATTACCTCATATTTTG tatgaagatgaagatggtgATAAAGTAGTCCTTGCTACAGATAGTGATCTTGCTGCAGCTGTAGATCATGCTAGATTATCTGGATGGAAG GGATTAAGACTACATTTAGATTACTCTGCAGTACGTCGTCGTGGACGTGGTTCTGGGTCAACAAGCCTAGATTATGCTCAGACGGATGCATGGGCAGCTGCATACAGTTCAGTTGCAGCTGGTGCTGCACTTGTTGCTGGATTGGGTGTACTTGCTTATCTGAAGAGAAATGGCTAG
- the LOC110787273 gene encoding non-specific phospholipase C6, with product MRTRMRTTTFLLLFLLSFTTIFPPKQCLSQKPSPIKNIVVLVLENRSFDHLIGWMKKSVNPKINGVDGTECNPVSTKDPRSKSVCVSDDAEYVDPDPGHSFEDVAKQVFGGNNNIPSMKGFIEQAISMSENVSEAVMKGFKPRNVPVFEALVREFGVFDRWFSSIPGPTQPNRLFVYSGTSHGAVSHVKKQLAFGYPQKTIFDSLHENKLDFGIYFQSIPSTLFYRNLRKLKYVFKFHMFDTFKKHANAGKLPSLSVIEPRYFDMKGMAANDDHPSHDVANGQKLVKEVYETLRTSPQWNQSLLVITYDEHGGFYDHVQTPYVNVPSPDGNTAPPPTFFKFDRLGVRVPTIMVSPWIIKGSVISKPKGPTPDSEFEHSSIPATIKKIFNLNSNFLTRRDEWAGTFEDVVGELTSPRTDCPQFLPEVTPLRKTEADEERKLSSFQTEIVQLAAVLNGDHLLSSFPNDLADKMNVREAHEYVTGSVSRFLRAGKEAIKLGAEDSTIVNMRSSLTTRSSVQH from the exons ATGAGAACGAGAATGAGAACCACCACATTTCtactcctcttcctcctctctttCACCACTATTTTCCCTCCCAAACAATGCCTATCTCAAAAACCATCACCCATAAAAAACATAGTAGTCCTAGTATTAGAAAACAGGTCATTTGATCACTTAATCGGGTGGATGAAAAAATCCGTAAACCCGAAAATCAACGGCGTAGATGGGACGGAGTGCAACCCGGTCTCCACCAAAGACCCGAGATCGAAATCCGTTTGCGTGAGCGACGACGCGGAATACGTAGACCCAGATCCAGGTCATTCCTTTGAAGATGTAGCCAAACAAGTATTTGGGGGAAACAACAACATTCCCTCAATGAAAGGGTTCATAGAACAGGCAATCTCAATGTCAGAGAATGTGTCAGAAGCAGTAATGAAAGGTTTTAAACCCAGAAATGTGCCAGTTTTTGAAGCTTTAGTGAGAGAATTTGGTGTTTTTGATAGATGGTTTTCATCAATTccaggaccaactcaaccaaacaGATTGTTTGTTTATTCTGGAACTTCACATGGTGCTGTTAGTCATGTGAAGAAACAGTTGGCTTTTGGATACCCACAGAAGACTATTTTTGATTCATTGCATGAAAACAAATTGGATTTTGGGATTTATTTTCAGTCAATTCCAAGCACTTTGTTTTATAGGAATTTGAGGAAGTTGAAGTATGTTTTCAAGTTTCATATGTTTGACACTTTCAAGAAACATGCTAATGCTGGCAAACTCCCCAGTTTATCTGTCATTGAACCCAG ATACTTTGACATGAAAGGAATGGCAGCAAACGACGATCATCCATCACATGATGTAGCAAATGGACAAAAGTTAGTCAAGGAAGTTTATGAAACATTAAGAACAAGTCCACAATGGAATCAAAGTCTATTGGTAATAACATATGATGAACATGGTGGTTTTTATGATCATGTTCAAACACCTTATGTTAATGTCCCTAGTCCAGATGGTAACACTGCTCCTCCTCCTACTTTTTTCAAGTTTGATCGACTTGGTGTTCGTGTTCCTACTATTATGGTCTCCCCTTGGATTATTAAAGGATCTg TGATAAGTAAACCAAAAGGACCAACACCAGATTCAGAGTTTGAGCATTCATCAATCCCAGCTACCATCAAGAAAATATTCAACCTCAACTCCAATTTCTTGACACGCAGAGACGAATGGGCCGGTACTTTTGAGGATGTCGTTGGGGAGTTAACTTCTCCCCGAACTGATTGCCCTC AGTTTCTACCAGAAGTAACGCCACTGAGGAAGACAGAAGCAGACGAAGAGAGGAAACTATCTTCATTCCAAACCGAAATAGTTCAATTAGCAGCTGTTCTTAATGGTGATCATTTACTGAGCAGTTTCCCTAATGATTTAGCCGATAAAATGAATGTAAGAGAAGCGCATGAGTATGTAACAGGTTCTGTATCCAGGTTTCTTAGAGCGGGGAAGGAGGCGATTAAGCTTGGGGCTGAGGACTCCACCATTGTAAATATGAGGTCTTCCCTCACTACTAGATCCTCTGTTCAACATTAA